DNA sequence from the Terriglobia bacterium genome:
TCCGCGAGTATCTTCCCGCCCGGCACGGGAACCGCAATGAGCTTGCCGGTGGCTCTCTCCCAGATCACCGGCTGGTAGCGGTCGCCCTTGAGGACGGCCAGCACCAGCCTGCTGCCATCCGGAGACCATTTCAAGCCGCGGATCTGCCTTTTTTCCGGGAACAGCTTCTGACTCTTGCCGGTCTGGATGTCGATGATCAGGACATCGGCAAGAGAGGGCGCGACATAGGTGGGATCGCCAAAACGCGAATTGTCAATGCCGATGCGGTCCCTGGACGTCGATGCGGTCGCAGCAAGCCAGCGGCCATCCTCACTCAGGTCGGCCGCGCGCAGGGTCACCACATCGAGCATGTCATCAACGGTAAAGAGCGATGTTGCAGGCGCCTGATCCTCAGCAGGTGAGATGCGCGCGGGAGCAGCGGACCACACAGGGAGCATGAGCAGAAACAAGACGGCGGCACAGCGCTTGGTGCGTGATCGAGCCATAGTCTTACTCCTTTATTTCAGAAGCTTGAATCGTGGGGATTGCGTGACGGGTCTTCTTGCGGGCGACGACAATCAGGGTGCGGCCGAGCAAGAGTTTGCGGGAGGCGAGCGTGCGGCGGATCTCGCGGTTCGCGGCGCGCTGCTGCAGGTCCTTCTCCTTGCGCATGGTGCGGATGCTGTAAAGCTGAATCAGCGGCCTGAGCCAGTAGAGTGCCGCTGCGCCACGCCGGAAAAGATCGGTGGCGACCTCGATGATGTCGAAACCGCGCGTGTGCAGCATGTACCTCAGCTGGTAGTAGGTGACGGGATTGATGTGATCGAAGACAGGCACCTGGCTGAACTCATTGATCGGCCGCGGCACCAGGGAGTAGAAGCCCGAGAACAGAAACTTCAATCTCGAAGCAAGATTCAGGACGTTGGGCGTCGACAGAACCAGACAGCCGTTCGGCCGGAGCACGCGATGGCACTCCCGCACGAACTGAAACTGGTCCTCCAGATGCTCGATCCCTTCGATGCAGCTGATGAAATCGAAACGCTCGGCCGCGACGGGAAACGGCCGGTTCATGTCGAGATGGATGCACGGGATCGATGCAACTTTGAAGAAGCCCGGATCGATATCGCCGCCTGTGACGTCATATCCCATCTTGTGCAGTTGCCATGCCAGGGCTCCTTCGCCCGCAGGAATCTCCAATAGCGGCCCGCGGGAAGGGAAGCGGGAAAAAATCTCCAACACCTTCCGGTGCGTCTTTTCGTGCGCAATTATCTGGAGATGCTCGTAGCCGGCCGCTTCCTCGGCATCGGCCCGCTCCGTGGTGCTATGCATACGTGCTCCGGCGATGGCGCATTGATACCAGAGCACCGCGGCAGAGTCAATCGAATGGGAATTGATCCGTCTTGGATATTGGATTTGGGATTTTGGAGGGGCGATTGCGAGGTGCCATACTCCAGGCTCGAGAATCCCAGATCCGCAAGCCAAGACCCCAATATGGCAGCCTGTAGTGTTTCAGCTCGTCACTTGGCCAGGCCGTAGTTTTGTTTGAGCTCTTCCATCCATACTGCCGTCTCGGCGCAGACCCGATCGCAGCCGTCGGCTGTCAGTCCAACCCGGTCGATTAATCCGGCGGTATCGGCGAGGTGATTCATACCGGCAGTGCCCGAGCCACCCGCGACGATCTTGGCGGTCAGGTTTGCCAGCACCACCACATCGAGCATCAGGTTCGGTTCCGCCGGCAGTGTCTCGTGATGGTGTTCGATCGCCTGGGTGATTGGTTCCGGGAATGACCACTTGCGGGCCACGGCGCCTCCAACCTCGGCATGATTGCAGCCGAAAAGCTCGGTTTCCGCCTCCACGCTGGTAAGATCTCTCTTTTCGTGTTGTTTGCCCAGTACAGATGGCTCGGTGTTGAGATAGCGCACCATGATCAGCTTGCCGATGTCGTGGATCAGCGCTGCGATCGTCGCCGCTTCGGGGATCTTGCGGTTGCGTGTCTCTTTCGCGATCGCCTTGACGGCGAGCGAAGCCGTGGCGCCGTGAAGCCAGAGGTCATCCTCTGACAGATTGTAGAGAGGAGAGGCGACCTTCAGGGTCCTGAGATGTCCGAGCAGCATGATGTCGAGCAGGGTGATGGTTCCCAGGCGCACCACCGCATCCCGGGTATTCTCAATCCGAACGCGGCCGCCGAAGGCAGCGGAATTTGCGGTTCGCAGAATGTTGGCGGTGATGGCGCCGTCAAATTCGATGGTCTGTGCAATCTCGTTGAAGTCCGCGCTCTGGTCTTGCAGCGCCACCAACAGCTTCTGGACGGTGATCGGCAAGGGTTCGAGCCGGTCGATCCCATCAAGTACCTTCTCCGGAATGCTCATGTAGTCGTCCCCCCAGAGAAATCCCTTTCCAGCCGCTCTATCGGCCGTCTCCGCCTGTCTATTAAGTAAAAGAAGAGGCAGATCCCGAAGAAAAAACACCTGAAACCGCGAAACAAACGAAACACACCGGAAGGCCCATTTTCGTGCGTTTCACCTGCCGGCCCGCATGCAGCGCCACGTCCCGGCAAGCTGGCTCAAGCTCATGCGGTGATGCTTCGTGCTACCTTCTCGAATCCCTCTGATCTCAGCAGGCAGTCGGCAGCGGTCACATTCCTCTGTCTGCTGCCGGCCGTCCCCTATCGACTGCCTATCGGATGCTTTCGACCGAAGTGTTGTGCTGTCCGCGTGTGGTTACTTCGGGATTGGCGTCGAGTTTAAGCAGTGCGGGCTTATTGCCGATGTCGTACGCGACCAGATACGCGAGTCGCGTCACTTTCTCCATCTTCCTGAAGTCAAGGCGCGCGATCGTGTCGTTCGGCGTATGGTAATCCGGTGTGGTTCCGCAGAACAGCCACACCCCGGGAATGCCGACCCGGATAAAGGGGTATTGGTCGCTGCGATAGTAGAAACGATCGCGATGAGTGCGGTCATTGTACACGTAATCGAACTTCAGCCTGGAGTACTTGTCGTTCATGCTGAGGATCGATGCATCCAGCTCCTTGCTCAGATTGTTCGACGCGATCAGGAAAAGGCTGTCCGGATCGTTGCGGCTGATCATGTCGAGGTTGAGATCGGCGCTGATCTTCTCGAGCGGGACGGGGCAGTTGTTCACGAAGTAGTGAGAACCCCAGAGGCCCTTCTCCTCGCCCGTGAACCAGGCAAGAATGACCGAACGCTTCGGCCGCTCCAACGCCAGAGCCTTGGCGATCTCGAGCATGGCGACCGTGCCGGAGCCATTGTCGTCCGCCCCATCCATAGGCCGCCCATTGCGCATGCCGAGGTGGTCATGGTGGGCGCTGATGACGACATACTCGCTCTTCAGATTCGGATCCGAGCCCTCCAGAACCGCGAGCACGTTGGGTGAGCGGTCGGCGTGTTTCTCGGTGACGACCGACAGCTCGATCCTTTTGTTCAACACTCTCTGCGGAACCTGCTGCCCGCGAGCGATCGAGGCGAACATTCCTTCCAGCTCGCTCCGGCTGATTCCCAGAATGCTCGCCGCCACTTCATGCCGGATATCGGCCAGTCCGGGCGGGGGTGCCGGCCGGGCTGCCGCCTGCTGCGGGTTCGGCGCCGGCTGCGGTGGAATACGCGGCTGGGCCGGACTGGCACTTATGCGGGCCTGGTTCTGGGTTGCGTAGGTGCTGAGCATGGCCGGGCGCGGCGTGAGTTGAAATCCGGCACCACGGGCCAGCATATCCTTTTCGCGCTCCGGGCTGATCACGGTAAGGACCAGGGAAGCGCCTTTTGCGCGCGGCACGGCGGATCTCGAGTTCAATGTTTGACTGTCTGCGCGCAGCGCATGACCTTCCGGCAGCTGGCCTTCCAGCATGATGATTACTTTGCCCGACAGGTCTACACTGCCGTAGTCGTCCCAGCCTTTTTCGGGCGCGCTCAGGCCGTAGCCGACAAAAACGACTTCGCCGCCCCAGGCTCCTGAACTTCGTAAGGCTCCGCCGAAGCTCTGCGGGCAGTAATAAATCTCCTCCCCCGTGGCCGATATCACGCGCAGCCGCGACTTGGACTCGGATACGGCAGTGACCTCGAGCGGGATATTCTGAAAGAACGAGCCGTCAGGCATGAGGGGCTTGAACCCATAGTGTTCGGCCGTCGTGGCGAGGTAGCGTGATACGATGTTCACAGCCGTGGACGGCGCATCCCGCCCTTCGGTTTCGTCGCCGGCAATCAAGCTCAGATGAACGCGCAGTCCATCCACAGTGATTGAGTTCATTCCCTTCTGCTGCGCCTGCGCGCCGAGTGCGGTGCACAGCAACAGGCCCGCCGGCAGAAGTAGGAAGTTGGATCTCCTGGCTGCCATACTGCTCTCCTTTCATCTCAGGTTCGGTTCCGGGCATGGTACAGTGGACAGGCAAGATCAGGGGTTGCATCGGGCTCACCCGCCCGGGCCATGGCGCCAACTATAATCCGAAGCATACCGGCAATACATCGAATTTATTGATATGGTGCGCCATGGGTGATACGCGGTGTGGCCTGCCGGTTCTGTTTCAAAGCCGTGTCATGCCTCCGCATGTCAAAGCGGCCGGGATTCGGGCAACGCCTGCCCATTGAATCTCGAATAAAATAGTGACTGCATACCATGGAAGGAGTGCCGCCCTTTCAGGGCTCATTTTTCTCCTGCTCTCAATCCCGGGCTCACGCCCGGGGCTACTCTCTGGCGCCCCTTTGGGGCTTGGATTTTCCATTGTTGTCACTATCTCTCATGATCATCCACAGGGACAGTTGCGTGCGAACCAATGCTGGAAATCTGATTCCGGTAGCCGGGCTCCATGAATCAGGTTATCATGACAACTTCGTGCCTTCATATCAGAGAGGAACTCCGTCAGAAGGGAGTGATCATGGGTTACGTAGACAAGCATCTGCTCGAAGGCGAACGCGTGGTCTACCGTGCCAGGCTGCACCGAATTATCTTCGTGCCTCCCATCGTTCTTGCGGTGCTCGGCCTCGTTGTGGCTGTTTTTGCCGACAGCTATTTCAAGAGCCGGGAAGCAGCTGGAATCGCAGGCGGGGCGTTGCTCATCGTCGCGATCCTGGTAGCTTTTCCCCGCTACATCCGGTATGCCACGTCGGAGTTTGCCGTGACCAACAAGCGCGTGATCGTCAAGGTCGGACTGATCTATCGGAAGACGCTCGAACTCGTGCTTGCCAAGGTCGAGACCATCGGCGTCGAACAAACCATCATGGGCCGGATCTTTAACTACGGCACGATTGTCGTCACAGGTACGGGTGGTACGAAGGAGCCGTTCAAAGACATCGCGCGTCCCCTCGACTTTCGCGAGCAGGTGCAATCCCAGCTCTCCTGATGCGGGAGGTGAATTATGATCGTCGCCAATCGGAGGTCCCTGGCAGCCTTTGCCCTGGTGCTGTTCATGTTGGCGGCACTGGCGGCGGCACAATCGCCCGAGGAATATCAGAAGCGGCGACAGGCGGTCCGATCCAGGATGGAGCCTAACAGCGTTCTGATCCTGAGGGGTAGTGAAAGAACGGGAGAGGGTCCGTTTCGACAGGAAAGCAACCTCTTTTATTTGACCGGCACCAAAGAACCGGGCACATCTCTGATCCTGTATGCGGAAGCGTCCGCGAATGAACAGCAACGGGCTCCGGGAGCGTCGGCGCGACCAAAGGAAATCCTATTCTGGACTCCGCCCGGCGTCGGCGCGGCAGAGACGCAGAAGCCTCCGGACAAGCCGGGCTTTGAAACGGTGCGCCGATCAGCTGAGTTCCAGGTATATCTCGACCGCGTCCTTCTCGGCAATGCGCCGGTCGTATATCTGGATTATCAGCGGTCGCGGAACCTCAGCGGGATGCTGACCGCCGACGAGGAGTTGCTCAAGCGGGCGCGCGATCGCGGTGCCTCTTTCGCAGTCAGGCCGACCGGCATGCTTATCAATCCCCTGCGGAGCATCAAGTCTCCGGCGGAGATCGAGATTCTCAAGACCGCCGCCGCGATTACCGCTGAAGCGCTTAAAGAAGCAATGCGCTCCGCCGGCCCGGGCCTCTACGAATACCAACTCCAGTCGATCATCGAGTATGTCTTTTCGTTCAACGGAGCCCCCCGTCCGGGCTTTTCCACCATTGTCGGCTCCGGTCCCAACTCGTGCATCCTTCACTGGAGTGAAAACACACGCCAGACAATGGCCGGAGATGTCGCAGTGCTTGATGTCGGGGCTGAGTACTGGATGTACACCGCCGACATCACCAGGACAATTCCGATCAGCGGCACCTTCACGAAGCGCCAGCGTGATATTTACGATATCGTTCTGCAAGCCAACCAGGCCGCCATCGAGATGGTGGCGCCCGGTGCGGACATGCGCGACATCAATAACCGCGTGAACACCATCATGTCGGATGGGCTGATCAAGCTTGGGCTGATCAAGGATCAGCGCGGCCTGCCGAAATACTATCCCCACGGTCTCAGCCACCCCATCGGTTTGCAGGTGCATGACGTGGGCGGACTCGGGAAGCTCGCGACGGGGATGGTCATCACCATCGAGCCCGGTCTCTACTTGCCTGAGGAGGACTTCGGCATCCGGATCGAGGACGACGTCGTCGTGACCGAAAACGGGCACGACGTAATCACGAGCGGGGTTCCCAAGGGTGCACAGGAGGTCGAGGCCCTGATGAAACAAGGCAGCAGCCTCAATTTCCAGCGGTACCTGATCAAAGGAACAGGGAAATAGGAAATGGTATTCAGCTCTCATCACAGAGCGCCGGGAAAAGCAAAGTCAACCAAAGAGACTCCGGGATTCAGCGGACATCGATGATCATTGCTGATGAGTATGTTTGAGTCTTCGAATCTCCGCGGTGCATAAACAAGAACTCAAGGGGGTTTCATGGTACGGATACGACAAACCTTTATACGCCTCGTCATGGCTTCAGCGCTGCTGGCGCTTTGCTGCGTCCAGGCAGCGCCGCAGATTGCAGGCAAGGCTGCTGCGCCGGCGGGATCGGCGTCATTGCGCGCTCTCAAGACGCGGCCCGAACGAACCAACTACGCCGAAACCAGCCGCTACCAGGACGTGATGGACTTTATGGATGCGGTCGCCGCCGCGTCGCCCCAGATTCACATCATTACGTTCGGCTATTCGTTTGAGGGCCGCGCCCTGCCGCTGGCGGTGATCGGCGCCAAGGATGCCAGCCCGGAGGCTGTCAAGGCGACCGGCAAGACCAGGATATACGTGGAAGGGAACATCCATGCCGGCGAAGTCGAAGGCAAGGAGGCATGTCTCGAGATCCTGAGGGCGATCGCCCAGGGACAGCATGCCGCCTGGTTCGATTCGGTGGTGCTGCTTATCTGTCCCATCTTCAATCCCGACGGCAACGAAAAAATCAATCTGACCAACCGCGGTAGACAGAACGGTCCGATCGGCGGCATGGGGCAGCGGGCCAATGGGCAGAACTATGACCTCAACCGGGACTTTATGAAACTCGACGCACCGGAAACGCGCTCGTTTGAGCTGATGATGTCGCGTTATGACCCGCATATCATGGTAGATCTGCATACCACGGACGGTCTTGCACATGCCTACCAAATAACCTATGCGCCGCCTTTGCATCCTGCGACGCCTGCCGGCGTGGTCG
Encoded proteins:
- a CDS encoding aminopeptidase P N-terminal domain-containing protein, which translates into the protein MIVANRRSLAAFALVLFMLAALAAAQSPEEYQKRRQAVRSRMEPNSVLILRGSERTGEGPFRQESNLFYLTGTKEPGTSLILYAEASANEQQRAPGASARPKEILFWTPPGVGAAETQKPPDKPGFETVRRSAEFQVYLDRVLLGNAPVVYLDYQRSRNLSGMLTADEELLKRARDRGASFAVRPTGMLINPLRSIKSPAEIEILKTAAAITAEALKEAMRSAGPGLYEYQLQSIIEYVFSFNGAPRPGFSTIVGSGPNSCILHWSENTRQTMAGDVAVLDVGAEYWMYTADITRTIPISGTFTKRQRDIYDIVLQANQAAIEMVAPGADMRDINNRVNTIMSDGLIKLGLIKDQRGLPKYYPHGLSHPIGLQVHDVGGLGKLATGMVITIEPGLYLPEEDFGIRIEDDVVVTENGHDVITSGVPKGAQEVEALMKQGSSLNFQRYLIKGTGK
- a CDS encoding methyltransferase domain-containing protein, giving the protein MHSTTERADAEEAAGYEHLQIIAHEKTHRKVLEIFSRFPSRGPLLEIPAGEGALAWQLHKMGYDVTGGDIDPGFFKVASIPCIHLDMNRPFPVAAERFDFISCIEGIEHLEDQFQFVRECHRVLRPNGCLVLSTPNVLNLASRLKFLFSGFYSLVPRPINEFSQVPVFDHINPVTYYQLRYMLHTRGFDIIEVATDLFRRGAAALYWLRPLIQLYSIRTMRKEKDLQQRAANREIRRTLASRKLLLGRTLIVVARKKTRHAIPTIQASEIKE
- a CDS encoding PH domain-containing protein; its protein translation is MGYVDKHLLEGERVVYRARLHRIIFVPPIVLAVLGLVVAVFADSYFKSREAAGIAGGALLIVAILVAFPRYIRYATSEFAVTNKRVIVKVGLIYRKTLELVLAKVETIGVEQTIMGRIFNYGTIVVTGTGGTKEPFKDIARPLDFREQVQSQLS
- a CDS encoding HDOD domain-containing protein, with amino-acid sequence MSIPEKVLDGIDRLEPLPITVQKLLVALQDQSADFNEIAQTIEFDGAITANILRTANSAAFGGRVRIENTRDAVVRLGTITLLDIMLLGHLRTLKVASPLYNLSEDDLWLHGATASLAVKAIAKETRNRKIPEAATIAALIHDIGKLIMVRYLNTEPSVLGKQHEKRDLTSVEAETELFGCNHAEVGGAVARKWSFPEPITQAIEHHHETLPAEPNLMLDVVVLANLTAKIVAGGSGTAGMNHLADTAGLIDRVGLTADGCDRVCAETAVWMEELKQNYGLAK
- a CDS encoding M28 family peptidase, which encodes MAARRSNFLLLPAGLLLCTALGAQAQQKGMNSITVDGLRVHLSLIAGDETEGRDAPSTAVNIVSRYLATTAEHYGFKPLMPDGSFFQNIPLEVTAVSESKSRLRVISATGEEIYYCPQSFGGALRSSGAWGGEVVFVGYGLSAPEKGWDDYGSVDLSGKVIIMLEGQLPEGHALRADSQTLNSRSAVPRAKGASLVLTVISPEREKDMLARGAGFQLTPRPAMLSTYATQNQARISASPAQPRIPPQPAPNPQQAAARPAPPPGLADIRHEVAASILGISRSELEGMFASIARGQQVPQRVLNKRIELSVVTEKHADRSPNVLAVLEGSDPNLKSEYVVISAHHDHLGMRNGRPMDGADDNGSGTVAMLEIAKALALERPKRSVILAWFTGEEKGLWGSHYFVNNCPVPLEKISADLNLDMISRNDPDSLFLIASNNLSKELDASILSMNDKYSRLKFDYVYNDRTHRDRFYYRSDQYPFIRVGIPGVWLFCGTTPDYHTPNDTIARLDFRKMEKVTRLAYLVAYDIGNKPALLKLDANPEVTTRGQHNTSVESIR